Within Dysgonomonas sp. HDW5A, the genomic segment CTCATCAACCACGTCTCTTAAACGTTCGGCTGTACGTTCGGCAACACTCTTCCAGGCCAATTCGTGGCGAGATCTCAGAATCAGAATCTGAAATTCTTCGTTATATTGTGAATAGGGATACGTTTTAAGAGCCTCTCTTGCTGTTACAACACAAGACTCATAATTATTACCCATGTAATTTCCTAAATTATAATACAAACGACATGCCAAAAGTTCTTTCAATGCCAACTTTTCCTGCATCTCAAATAAATAATCCTGTACCAATTGTACTTTATCACTTTGAGGATATATCTCTAAGAATGTTTGGAATTCCTGCATCGACTTATATGTATTAGTCTGATCTAATCTTACATCGGGAATATCCAGATACAATCCGTAAGCTGCATTATACCTTGCCAACTCTGTAAACTCCCCTTTTGGATAAGTCGTATAATAAGCTTTAAAATACTGTGTTGCTGTCACATAATCTTTATCATAGAAAAAACTCTGAGCAAGTAAAAACAGAGATTCTTCTGCATGAGCTGTACCTTTAAAGATCGGAACCAACTCCTCCAACAATGTGGATGCTCTACCGTATTTCTTTTCATCAAAATACTTCTTTGCGTAAGTGTACTTTAATTCATAATCGGTGCTTTTAAGTATTTTGTTGTATTCGCCACATGAAGTAGCTACCAACAGCGTAAGTACAAATACTAAGAGAATTCTTATTTTCATTAGTTCAGAATGAGATTTTGAGTCACAAATTTAAGTAAAGCTTTTAGATTTTGAAAATAAAGTTTTTTTTTTAAGTTATTTTGAGATACTTACCCGCACAGCACATCTCTCAAAAGAAATTCAACCCCTACTCATATCCAAGAAAATCAACATTTTATCTACATAATCTCTATTATTTGACAATCGGGGAACTTTATTCTGTCCACCTGCTTTTCCTCTATATTTAAGCCAATTATAGAAACTGTTCTTCGGTAAGACCCGAACAACCGGATCTTTTAGGGATAAATTGTGAGATCGCTTTGCCTCATAATCCGAATTCACCTTCTTCAAGGCATTATCCAAAGTTACTCCAAATAAATGAATATCGGCAGGTTCAACATCGAATTCGATCAGCCACTCATGGGCTCCGGCAGAATTATCCCCAAAATAAATGGGTGCCGCCGTATACTCAACAATGTGAGCTCCCGTTACCGCACAAGCTTCACTCAATGCACTTTCGGCATTATCGATAATAACCTCTTCTCCGAAAGCATTTATAAAATGCTTGGTACGACCTGTTATCTTAAATAAATAGGGTTCGGTAGATGTGAATTCGATAGTATCGCCAATCATATACCTCCAAAGTCCACCATTTGTAGTAATAAGTACTGCATAGTTCTGACCAATCTCCACCTCCTCTAAGGTAAGGGTTTCAGGATTCTCGGAATCCCATTCGGTCATCGGCACAAACTCATAATATATATTATTATCGAGCATTAATAGCATATCCTTTGAATCACCTGAATATTGAGAACCAAAAAATCCTTCTGAAGCATTATAGGTTTCCCAATAAACCATCGAATCTTTTTTGATCAATTTTCTGTATTGATCCTCAAATGGAGTAAAGCTAACTCCGCCATGAAAAAACACTTCTAAGTTGGGCCACAAATCGGTCAATTCCAGACCTGTATCAGAAGTTATTTTCTTCAATAAAACCAATAGCCATGAAGGAACGCCCATAAAAGCTCTTACATCCTTCTTTATAGCATATTCAGTAAGCTTTTGTAATTTTGTTTCCCAATCGGGAATCAAAGATATACTCTCCGGGGTTCTACTGAACTTTGCCAGAAAATTCAAATTTTTAATTAAGATGGCAGAAATATCTCCGGTAAAAATACCGTCTCCGATATTATTCACTTGTTTACTCCCACCCAACACAAGCGTTTTACCTAAGAAAAACTTAGCTTCGGGATTATTTTTCGCATACAATGCCAGCATTTGTTGCCCGCATTTATAATGACCTTGCGTAAGGGATTCTTGTGTTACAGGAATGTATTTACTCTTATCATTGGTAGTACCCGAAGACATGGCAAACCACTTAACAGGCTTATTCCACAATACGTTCTGCTGCTTATCAATAAGAATTTTCTCCAGATAAGGCTTGAGGTCTTCGTAATGAAACACCGGAACCATCTTTCTGAAGTCATCTTTATTCTTGACAGATGAGAAATTGTATTTATCTCCAATAAAGGTATTAGCACCTGATTGGGTAAGATAGTTAAGTATTTTTTCCTGTGTAAGAAACGGTTTATTAATAAATTGCTCAACCTCTTTGTACTTAAAATCTAGATATTTGTGTACTATAGATGAGATCATCCGATTTTACTAATTTTTCGCAACCTATCTTCGTCCATTATTTTTATTTTGCGGCCATCCAGTGCAATTATATGCTCATCTACAAATGTAGATAAAGTACGGATGGCATTCGAAGTAGTCATATTTGACAGATTTGCCAGATCTTCTCTTGACAAATAAATACTTATAGTAGCACCATCTTCTTCGAGACCATAGTTCTCAAGAAGAAAGACCAATGATTCGGCCAGCCTTCCACGGATATGTTTTTGAGTCAGACTCACAACCCGTTCGTCGGCAATACCCAAATCAGTAGATAATTCGGTTATAAAGTACCTAGCCAGTTTGGTGTTTACCATAACCAATTCTTCGATAAGGACCATAGGTATTAGACAAATCGTAGAGGCTTCGAAAGCCGAAGCATTTGTCACATAAGGTTCCTTAGCGAAGTAAGCACGATACCCAAAATTCTGGACAGGTCGTATCATCCGGATTATTTGGCTACGTCCACCAACCCCGTTCTTGAAGATTTTGACTTTCCCTTTCAGGAGACACATCAAATCTTTAGGGATCTCTTCTTCACAATAAATTATTTCATTTTTTTTGAGGTGGAGAATCTTCGCTGAAGCTTTTACAAGCTCACGTTCATTCTCTTCAAGAAGAGCCCACATACCAGGGATGCTAGCTTCAAAGCTGATTACATCTCCCTTGTCTTTTATCATATAACGCCATTTTTACTAAGTACCTAAGATTAAAGTACCAAATATAGGAGCAAATATAAATATTTTTTATTCATTATTTGAGTTTTTTGTAAGATAAAAGATATGTAGAGCAATTACACAGAGCAATCATCTGCATAGATTAAACGTGTAAGCAGACAAATAATAAATTAATATTCAATAAATTAATAATATTAACATCAGAATCAACCAATACTAAAATGAAAATGAGAAATAAATTTGAATATTGGAATAATAAAAACTATTTTTGTGCCACTAAAATTTATCTTTATTCTGAATTGAAAGCAGTACAGCTGGTATTTAGTAAATCGACTGAATTAATTACATAACAATATATAAAATATAAGCCAAAGATGGATACATCTCTTATTAAAGTAGATAGCGTAAATGCTATACTTAAGGTAGACGTAAAAAAAGCTGATTATCAAGTAAAAGTCGATGAGGCTATAAAAAACTTTCGTAAGAAAGCCAACGTACCGGGTTTCCGTCCGGGAACTGTACCTGTAGGTATGGTAAAAAAAATGCACGGAAAATCAATCCTTGCCGAAGAAGTAAATAAATTGGTTGGTGAGGGTATCTATAACTATATACAAGAAAACAAACTTAATATATTAGGTGAACCTCTTCCAAATGAAGAAAAACAACAACTGGTTGATTTTTCTAAAGAAGAAGATTTTGAGTTTTTCTTCGATATAGCTCTTGCTCCTGAAGTAAAATTAGCTTTGAGCAAAAAAGACAAAATCAATTATTACAAAATAGCTGTAGAGCAAGAATTGATCGACAAACAAATAGCTTCATACAAGGCCAACTATGGTAAATATGAAACTCTCGAAGAAGGCGCTAAGCCAACTGACCTTTTGAAAGGTGAAGTGGTAGAATTAGAAGGTGGAAAACCTAAAGATGGCGGTATCCGTGTAGAGAATGCTGTTTTAATGCCTTCTTATATGAAAGATGAAGAAGAGCAAGCTAAATTTGCAGATGTAAAGAAAGGTGCAACTATCGTATTCAATCCGGGTAAAGCTTACGACGGAAACGAAACTGAAATAGCATCATTCCTACATATCGAAAAAGATGCAGTAGAATCTATTGCTGCTGAATTTCAATTCTCGGTAAACGAAATTACTCGTTACAAAGAGGCTGATTTGGATCAAGCTCTATTTGACAAAGTATTCGGAGAAGGTACTGTGAAAGATGAAGCTGAATTCATTGCTAAAGTAAAAGAAACTCTTCAAACACAATTGGCTCCTGATAGCGATTACAAATTCTTATTGGATGCACGTGTATTGCTGGAAGAAAAAGCAGGTGATCTTGAATTTCCTGATGCATTCCTAAAAAGATGGTTAATGGCAACAGGAACTGACAGAACTGCAGAATCTCTTGAAGCTGATTATCCTCAAATCATCAACGATTTGAAATTCCACTTGATCAAAGAACAATTAGTAAAAGAAAACGATCTTAAAATCGAAGAAGCTGATGTTCGTAACGTAGCTATCCAAGCAGCACGTGTACAATTTGCTCAATACGGAATGATGGGTATGCCGGAAGATGTTCTTGCAAATTATGCAAACGAAATGTTGAAGAACAAAGAAACTTCTCGTAACCTGGTTGACAAAGCAATGGAAGAAAAAATTGTTGTATGCTTGAAATCTCTTGTTACATTAAACGAACAAGAAATGAGTCTTGACGAATTTAAAAAATTCTTCGAAGGAGAAGCTGAAGCTTAATAAAGACCCAAGCTTATAATATTGCAATAAAAAAATAAGGTCTATACGAAAAGACCTTTGCCTCCAATCTTAAGAAAGACAAAGCTTTTATTTGTTGGTTTCCAATAATTATTTATAACTTTGTTTTAGACTAAGCATCAATGGCAAAGGTCTTTTTTATTTACTGAAAGCATAGTGCTTAAGACTTTTTATTGCTCCGGATAAGTAATTGATAAGTGTCGGTTATAATTGCAAAATAATAGATTAGACGGTTACTCGTACTTACCATTAAAAGTTAGGCATAGAATTTGCAGTCTCCTAAGTGAATTAATAATTAAAGATATAAACAACTATGAATGATTTCAGAAAATACGCAACCAAACATATTGGTTTGAACGGATTGGCTCTTGATCAATACATGGATATAACCAGCAGCTATATTTCACCAACCATTATCGAAGAACGTCAACTAAATGTTGCACAAATGGATGTGTTCTCTCGTTTAATGATGGACCGTATCATTTTCCTAGGTACAGGTATTGACGATTATACTGCCAACGTTATTCAGGCTCAATTACTTTATTTGGACTCTGCCGATTCGGGTAAAGATATTTCAATCTATATCAACTCGCCCGGAGGCTCAGTATATGCCGGATACGGAATATATGACACTATGCAATTTATCGGAAGCGATGTGTCTACAATCTGTACAGGTATGGCAGCTTCTATGGCAGCAGTACTTTTGGTTGCAGGACAAAAAGGCAAGCGTTTCGGATTGAAACACTCACGTGTAATGATACACCAACCGTTGGGTGGTGCTCAGGGTCAAGCCTCTGATATCGAAATCACTGCTCGTGAAATCGCAAAAGTAAAACAAGAACTATATGCAATTATCGCTGATCACTCAGGACAATCAATCGAAAAGGTTGCTCAGGATTCAGATCGCGACTATTGGATGAACTCTGCCGAAGCTAAAGACTACGGTATGATCGACGAAATATTAGTTCGTACTAAATAATGCAGACACTACTGCCAAGAGCTTAATAATTGGCTGCTTATTATACTTAATAGGCAGTCAATTATTTATTTGTAGGCAGAGATAACAGATAGATTTCGAAACAGGTCTATGACCTAAAATAAAAAATATGGCAAAAAAAGGGACAAACGATTTTTGTAGTTTCTGTGGACGACCAGATAGTGATGTCAATTTATTAATAGCAGGAATATCTGCTCACATATGCGATAAATGTGTGGATCAAGCATATCTTATCGTAAAAGATTCATTAAAGTCCGAAAAAGGTATTGAAGACATACTTGACAAAAAGAATCTACCGAATCCAAAACAGATCAAAGAATTCTTAGATCAATATATTATCGGACAAGATGATGCAAAACGTTATTTGTCGGTTTCAGTATACAATCACTACAAACGATTACTTCAGGAAGTAGGTGAAGATGATATTGAGATCGAAAAGTCAAACATCATCATGGTGGGTCCGACAGGAACAGGTAAAACTCTTTTGGCACGTACTATCGCCAAACTATTACACGTACCATTCGCCATTGTTGATGCTACGGTATTAACAGAAGCCGGTTATGTAGGAGAAGATATCGAGAGTATTCTTACCCGCCTTTTGCAAGCTGCCGATTACGATGTAGCTGCTGCCGAACGTGGTATTGTTTTTATTGACGAAATAGATAAGATTGCCCGTAAAGGAGACAATCCATCTATCACTCGTGATGTAAGTGGCGAAGGTGTACAACAAGGTCTTTTGAAATTACTCGAAGGTTCTATTGTAAATGTGCCACCGCAGGGAGGACGTAAACATCCCGATCAAAAAATGATTGCTGTTAACACCAAAAATATACTATTTGTATGTGGAGGGGCTTTTGACGGTATCGAAAGAAAAATTGCTCAACGTTTGAATACTCGTGTTGTCGGATATTCGGCTGCTTTGAAAAATTCGGATATCGACAGAAATGAATTACTGAAATATATAACTCCTCAGGATTTAAAATCTTTCGGATTAATTCCTGAAATTATTGGTCGTCTGCCTATTCTTACTTATCTGAATGCTTTAGATCATTCGGCTTTGAGAAGAATTTTAACAGAACCTAAAAATTCGATCATCAAACAATATTTGAAGTTATTCACCATGGATGATGTGAATCTCACCTTTGATGATGCAGTATACGACTATATAGTAGACAAGGCTGTTGAATATAAACTAGGAGCAAGAGGACTTCGTTCGATAGTAGAAACAGTGATGATGGATGCTATGTTTACCATCCCATCTAGCGACGAAAAGAGCTTGCATATCACAAAAGAGTACGCTGTACGGCAATTGGAAAGCTCTAATCTGGACAGGCTGAAAAATTCTTATGAATAATTCTCATTTTTCTATTAAAAAAAAATCTTTTTCTATTGTATTTTTGACTTAAGAAGCTATCTTCGTAAGATATAATTACATTTTCAAAAATAACTAGTGTAGGTTATGTCTATTTTTGATATTCCATTTATGCGATTTAATTAACTATGTCAAAACGAGAAGATCTATTAATTGAAAATCTAAAAAAACATTTTGGGTTTGATAAGTTCAAGGGTAACCAGGAGGCTATCATACAGAATGTTTTGGAGGAAAAAGATACTTTTGTTTTGATGCCGACAGGAGGGGGAAAATCTCTTTGCTATCAGCTTCCTGCGATATTGATGGAGGGTACTGCGATTATCATATCCCCATTAATTGCATTGATGAAAAATCAGGTTGACGCCATGCGCAACTTCAGCGAAGAAGATGGTATAGCTCATTTTTTGAATTCATCCTTAAACAAAGCTTCCATTGAGTTGGTAAAAGCGGATGTAATATCGGGCAAAACAAAATTATTATATGTTGCTCCCGAATCTTTAACTAAAGATGAAAATATTGAGTTTTTGCGACAAATAAAAGTTTCGTTTTATGCAATAGACGAAGCTCACTGTATATCGGAATGGGGACATGATTTCAGGCCCGAATACAGACGCATCAAGCCCATCATCATGGAAATCGGTCAGCGGCCGCTTGTCGCTTTGACAGCAACAGCGACACCTAAGGTGCAGCACGACATCCAGAAGAGTCTGGGAATGTTGGATGCAAAAATTTACAAATCATCTTTTAATCGCGAAAATCTTTATTACGAAGTTCGACCAAAGACTGACAAGGTAGACCGGGATATTATCCGGTATATCAAATCTCAGGAAGGAAAATCGGGTATCGTATATTGCTTAAGCAGAAAAAAAGTAGAAGAATTTGCTGAAATTCTGCGGGCAAATAATATAAATGCGCTTGCTTACCATGCCGGCTTGGATGCCTCGACCCGTGGCGAGAATCAAGACTCTTTTTTGATGGAAAAAGTGGACGTCATTGTAGCCACAATAGCCTTCGGTATGGGTATCGACAAACCCGATGTAAGATATGTCATACATTATGACATGCCTAAAAGCCTCGAAGGATATTATCAGGAAACAGGACGTGCAGGACGTGATGGAGGTGAAGGTAGATGTGTAGCATTCTATTCGTATAAAGACCTTCAGAAACTCGAAAAATTTATGCAGGGTAAGCCTGTTGCCGAACAAGAAATTGGCAAACAGCTTCTTCTTGAAACAGCAGCTTATGCTGAAACAGCAATGTGTCGTAGAATTGTTCTACTACACTATTTCGGAGAAAAATATAATCAACATAACTGTGGTAATTGTGACAATTGTATAAACCCTAAAAAACAAGTGGAAGCTCAAGACTTATTATTAACAGCAATAGAAGCTGTATTAGCATTAAAAGAAAAATTCAAAACTGAGTACGTTATTAATTTCCTTAGAGGAAAAGAAACGTCAGAAATTGAGACCTATGGTCATCAGGATTTAGAAGCATTCGGATCTGGAGAAGATACTGATGAAGACACCTGGAATGCCGTAATTAAACAAGGTCTGATTGCCGGTTATTTAGACAAAGACATAGAAAACTATGGTCTACTTAAAATTACAAAAAAAGGAAAAGACTTTTTAAAGAAGCCGGTTTCATTCAAGATAGCTCAGGAAGAGGATTTTGATGATGAGAGTGATGATGAAGTGGTTATCAAAGGCGGGGGCGGAAGCTCGGCTGTAGATCCAGTATTATTCTCTATCATGAAAGACCTTCGTAAGAAGATGTCTAAAAAATTAAATGTTCCTCCTTATGTTATTTTCCAAGATCCTTCGTTGGAATCGATGGCAACCATCTACCCGACAAGTATCGACGAACTACAGAACATCCCCGGTGTAGGAGCAGGTAAAGCTAAAAGATACGGTGCCGAATTTGTTGAGATTATAAAGAAGCACGTAGAAGAAAATGAGATTGAGCGTCCAGAAGACTTAAGAGTAAGAACGGTAGCTAATAAATCGAAATTAAAAGTGGCTATAGTACAAAGTATCGACCGCAAGGTTGCTTTGGACGATCTTGCAGAATCGAAAGGTATAGAGTTTCCCGAATTACTGGCAGAATTAGAAGCTATAGTTTACTCAGGAACTAAGATAAACATTGATTATTTCTTGAATGAGGTAATAGATGAAGACCATATGGCGGATATCTTCGATTATTTTCAGGAAGCAGAATCAGACGATCTCGAAGATGCAATAAACGAACTGGGTATGTATACCGAAGAGGAAATACGTCTGGTAAGAATTAAGTTCATCTCCGATATGGCAAACTAAGGTCTAATGACCTTTTTATTATAAAAAATGAAGAGAGCTATTTTTCCGGGCACATTCGATCCTTTTACAATAGGACATGCTTCGCTGGTTCGCAGAGGATTAAATGTGGTAGACGAGATTATAATATCAATAGGAGTCAATGACAATAAGAGAAGTTACTTTTCTTTGGAACAACGAATCCATATGATAGAAAAATTGTACGCGGATGAGCCTCGGGTTTCGGTCGGTTCGTACGATTCACTTACTGTCGATTTCGCTAAAAAGGTAGATGCCGAATTTATCATTAGAGGAATCAGGTCAGTAAATGATTTTGAATACGAGAAAACAATTGCGGATATGAATCGCAATATATCGGGAATCGAAACATTAGTACTTTTCACAGAGCCTGAGCTGACTCATATCAGCTCAACAATCGTCCGCGAACTTTTGCGATACAAACATGACGTAAGTAATTTTGTACCGGATGGTATTGATATTAATACAGACTAAAACAGTTGAACAGAAATAAAAGAACTATCCAAAGAGTCAAGTAAGAGCCTTTGCTTGACTCTTTTGCATAATCTAAAGTCTTAAACCTTTATATATGTTGGTAGTATAATAAAACTATTAATTACAATCTAAGAATAACGCATTAAACATTTGCTGTTACTAAAAAGAAAATATAAGATGAGAAGAAAGACATTGTTATTGATAATAACCTGTACATTCATTTTTGTTAATACCATTTCAGCACAATACGGGATGAGTCAAGGAACTAAGAAATTAGCTACTACCATGACTTTAATCGAGAGGATGTATGTTGATACTGTTAATGATGAAAAATTGGCAGATGATGCAATTGTATCCATACTAAAAGAACTAGATCCCCACTCCTCGTATCTTAGTGCCGAGACTGTATCTGAAATGAATGAGCCATTAGAAGGCAACTTCGATGGAATAGGTATATCATTCAATATGATGTCTGATACTCTTTATGTTATCGAAACAATTGCCGATGGTCCATCTGAACGAGTAGGCTTACTTCCGGGCGATCGCATAATATCAGTGAACGATACTACCATCGCAGGTGTTAATATGAGTACACGTGATATTATGAAAAGGTTGAAAGGACCGAAAGGAACAAAAGTTACAGTAAAAGTTCTTCGCCGAGGTGGTCAAAAGCCTATAACTTTCCAGATAATACGTGCTAAGATTCCTATTTATAGTCTGGATGCAGCCTATATGATTGATGATAAAACAGGATATATTCGTTTGAGTCGTTTTGGAGCCACTACTGTAGCAGAATTTAAAGAAGCTTTGGTTAAACTGAATGCCGAAGGTTTGCAGAATCTGATTCTCGATCTTGAAAGCAATGGTGGAGGCTATTTAAACGCGGCAACCGAACTTGCAGACGAATTCTTGGGTAAAGATAAGCTTATCGTCTATATGGAGGGAGCTCATCAAGCAAGAACAAGCGATTCCTCAACAGAAAAAGGCTTATTCGAGAAAGGTAAACTAGTAATTCTAGTAGACGAAGGGTCGGCTTCTGCCAGTGAAATTGTATCCGGTGCTGTTCAGGATTGGGATAGAGGACTGATAGTTGGAAGACGAACATTTGGCAAAGGGCTTGTACAACGACAATTTCCCCTACCCGACGGATCAATGATCCGCTTAACGGTAGCACGCTATTACACTCCGACAGGTCGCTGTATTCAGAAACCATATACGCATGGAGATCAGGATTCTTATAACAGGGATTTGATAGCAAGATACAACAGGGGTGAAATGATGAATGCTGACAGCATACATTTCCCTGATTCTTTAAAATATAAAACGCTGGTAAATGAGCGTATTGTATACGGTG encodes:
- a CDS encoding outer membrane protein assembly factor BamD — encoded protein: MKIRILLVFVLTLLVATSCGEYNKILKSTDYELKYTYAKKYFDEKKYGRASTLLEELVPIFKGTAHAEESLFLLAQSFFYDKDYVTATQYFKAYYTTYPKGEFTELARYNAAYGLYLDIPDVRLDQTNTYKSMQEFQTFLEIYPQSDKVQLVQDYLFEMQEKLALKELLACRLYYNLGNYMGNNYESCVVTAREALKTYPYSQYNEEFQILILRSRHELAWKSVAERTAERLRDVVDEHYNYLNMFPEGKYKREANRYYRQAVKALDLKIEGLTDDELENEKKLEGK
- a CDS encoding GH3 auxin-responsive promoter family protein, whose protein sequence is MISSIVHKYLDFKYKEVEQFINKPFLTQEKILNYLTQSGANTFIGDKYNFSSVKNKDDFRKMVPVFHYEDLKPYLEKILIDKQQNVLWNKPVKWFAMSSGTTNDKSKYIPVTQESLTQGHYKCGQQMLALYAKNNPEAKFFLGKTLVLGGSKQVNNIGDGIFTGDISAILIKNLNFLAKFSRTPESISLIPDWETKLQKLTEYAIKKDVRAFMGVPSWLLVLLKKITSDTGLELTDLWPNLEVFFHGGVSFTPFEDQYRKLIKKDSMVYWETYNASEGFFGSQYSGDSKDMLLMLDNNIYYEFVPMTEWDSENPETLTLEEVEIGQNYAVLITTNGGLWRYMIGDTIEFTSTEPYLFKITGRTKHFINAFGEEVIIDNAESALSEACAVTGAHIVEYTAAPIYFGDNSAGAHEWLIEFDVEPADIHLFGVTLDNALKKVNSDYEAKRSHNLSLKDPVVRVLPKNSFYNWLKYRGKAGGQNKVPRLSNNRDYVDKMLIFLDMSRG
- a CDS encoding Crp/Fnr family transcriptional regulator; this encodes MIKDKGDVISFEASIPGMWALLEENERELVKASAKILHLKKNEIIYCEEEIPKDLMCLLKGKVKIFKNGVGGRSQIIRMIRPVQNFGYRAYFAKEPYVTNASAFEASTICLIPMVLIEELVMVNTKLARYFITELSTDLGIADERVVSLTQKHIRGRLAESLVFLLENYGLEEDGATISIYLSREDLANLSNMTTSNAIRTLSTFVDEHIIALDGRKIKIMDEDRLRKISKIG
- the tig gene encoding trigger factor, producing the protein MDTSLIKVDSVNAILKVDVKKADYQVKVDEAIKNFRKKANVPGFRPGTVPVGMVKKMHGKSILAEEVNKLVGEGIYNYIQENKLNILGEPLPNEEKQQLVDFSKEEDFEFFFDIALAPEVKLALSKKDKINYYKIAVEQELIDKQIASYKANYGKYETLEEGAKPTDLLKGEVVELEGGKPKDGGIRVENAVLMPSYMKDEEEQAKFADVKKGATIVFNPGKAYDGNETEIASFLHIEKDAVESIAAEFQFSVNEITRYKEADLDQALFDKVFGEGTVKDEAEFIAKVKETLQTQLAPDSDYKFLLDARVLLEEKAGDLEFPDAFLKRWLMATGTDRTAESLEADYPQIINDLKFHLIKEQLVKENDLKIEEADVRNVAIQAARVQFAQYGMMGMPEDVLANYANEMLKNKETSRNLVDKAMEEKIVVCLKSLVTLNEQEMSLDEFKKFFEGEAEA
- the clpP gene encoding ATP-dependent Clp endopeptidase proteolytic subunit ClpP; protein product: MNDFRKYATKHIGLNGLALDQYMDITSSYISPTIIEERQLNVAQMDVFSRLMMDRIIFLGTGIDDYTANVIQAQLLYLDSADSGKDISIYINSPGGSVYAGYGIYDTMQFIGSDVSTICTGMAASMAAVLLVAGQKGKRFGLKHSRVMIHQPLGGAQGQASDIEITAREIAKVKQELYAIIADHSGQSIEKVAQDSDRDYWMNSAEAKDYGMIDEILVRTK
- the clpX gene encoding ATP-dependent Clp protease ATP-binding subunit ClpX: MAKKGTNDFCSFCGRPDSDVNLLIAGISAHICDKCVDQAYLIVKDSLKSEKGIEDILDKKNLPNPKQIKEFLDQYIIGQDDAKRYLSVSVYNHYKRLLQEVGEDDIEIEKSNIIMVGPTGTGKTLLARTIAKLLHVPFAIVDATVLTEAGYVGEDIESILTRLLQAADYDVAAAERGIVFIDEIDKIARKGDNPSITRDVSGEGVQQGLLKLLEGSIVNVPPQGGRKHPDQKMIAVNTKNILFVCGGAFDGIERKIAQRLNTRVVGYSAALKNSDIDRNELLKYITPQDLKSFGLIPEIIGRLPILTYLNALDHSALRRILTEPKNSIIKQYLKLFTMDDVNLTFDDAVYDYIVDKAVEYKLGARGLRSIVETVMMDAMFTIPSSDEKSLHITKEYAVRQLESSNLDRLKNSYE
- the recQ gene encoding DNA helicase RecQ, which gives rise to MSKREDLLIENLKKHFGFDKFKGNQEAIIQNVLEEKDTFVLMPTGGGKSLCYQLPAILMEGTAIIISPLIALMKNQVDAMRNFSEEDGIAHFLNSSLNKASIELVKADVISGKTKLLYVAPESLTKDENIEFLRQIKVSFYAIDEAHCISEWGHDFRPEYRRIKPIIMEIGQRPLVALTATATPKVQHDIQKSLGMLDAKIYKSSFNRENLYYEVRPKTDKVDRDIIRYIKSQEGKSGIVYCLSRKKVEEFAEILRANNINALAYHAGLDASTRGENQDSFLMEKVDVIVATIAFGMGIDKPDVRYVIHYDMPKSLEGYYQETGRAGRDGGEGRCVAFYSYKDLQKLEKFMQGKPVAEQEIGKQLLLETAAYAETAMCRRIVLLHYFGEKYNQHNCGNCDNCINPKKQVEAQDLLLTAIEAVLALKEKFKTEYVINFLRGKETSEIETYGHQDLEAFGSGEDTDEDTWNAVIKQGLIAGYLDKDIENYGLLKITKKGKDFLKKPVSFKIAQEEDFDDESDDEVVIKGGGGSSAVDPVLFSIMKDLRKKMSKKLNVPPYVIFQDPSLESMATIYPTSIDELQNIPGVGAGKAKRYGAEFVEIIKKHVEENEIERPEDLRVRTVANKSKLKVAIVQSIDRKVALDDLAESKGIEFPELLAELEAIVYSGTKINIDYFLNEVIDEDHMADIFDYFQEAESDDLEDAINELGMYTEEEIRLVRIKFISDMAN
- the coaD gene encoding pantetheine-phosphate adenylyltransferase, with the translated sequence MKRAIFPGTFDPFTIGHASLVRRGLNVVDEIIISIGVNDNKRSYFSLEQRIHMIEKLYADEPRVSVGSYDSLTVDFAKKVDAEFIIRGIRSVNDFEYEKTIADMNRNISGIETLVLFTEPELTHISSTIVRELLRYKHDVSNFVPDGIDINTD
- a CDS encoding S41 family peptidase; the protein is MRRKTLLLIITCTFIFVNTISAQYGMSQGTKKLATTMTLIERMYVDTVNDEKLADDAIVSILKELDPHSSYLSAETVSEMNEPLEGNFDGIGISFNMMSDTLYVIETIADGPSERVGLLPGDRIISVNDTTIAGVNMSTRDIMKRLKGPKGTKVTVKVLRRGGQKPITFQIIRAKIPIYSLDAAYMIDDKTGYIRLSRFGATTVAEFKEALVKLNAEGLQNLILDLESNGGGYLNAATELADEFLGKDKLIVYMEGAHQARTSDSSTEKGLFEKGKLVILVDEGSASASEIVSGAVQDWDRGLIVGRRTFGKGLVQRQFPLPDGSMIRLTVARYYTPTGRCIQKPYTHGDQDSYNRDLIARYNRGEMMNADSIHFPDSLKYKTLVNERIVYGGGGIMPDYFVPIDTTEYTEYSGRINAMGIVYKLALNQVDANRKELLKKYPTIEKFKDEYEASDKVLAEMIQMATDEKIEYKEDQYLRSKEQFKRRIKALIARDLFNTAAYFKIINDESEIFRRGLEIINNDTEYQKLLGKE